CTCTCGCTGGCTGGAGGAAGGACACAGCTACATCTtacttttctccctcttctgcagcagctgctcaagGCTTGTGGCCACATCCTTTCCCTGCTCTATTAGCACTCTGCATGGGGGTGTGCTCTGGGACTCCAGGGGAGCTGAATTCCTGCTGGGTCACTTCAAGGGTTCGATGGAGCGCCTGTGACTCTCTCTTCTTTGCACTTTCTACTGTTGGTAGGCAACCCACTTTCGGAGCCACGCAGGTGGGAGGATGTCGAGCACAGCTCCATCAAAGAAGCCTTACCGCAAGGCACCCCCGCAGCATCGTGAAATACGCCATGAAGTACCCATCATTCGTGATGACCAGGATGGAGTGATCTTGGCTGAGCAGAGTCAGGTAACGGCTTGCCGGGTGGCAAAGGGCTTAACACCATTGCAGCAGCAAACAGGGTTTAGTTACACTGAGGCAGGCCAGCTCAAGCAGGCAGAGGGGTTTGAGGTTTGCAACCTGAACTTCTCATCGTGGTCCCTGGAGTCCAGCAGTGAGAAGGAAGTGACAGGGTGCAGAGCAGAGTTGAACATCAAAAGCCAGACTGTCTCGCCAGCACTTCCACGTGGTGGGAAGATGGGACAGCGAAGTGGGAAGCGGTGCCCAAACCGCAGTTGTGGGCACCTCAGCAAATTTGTGAGCCGTAGTATGGAGACAGTTGTGGTATCTGGAGATGAAAGACACCATCCCACTTGCTCTTTCAAGAGCAGAAGCCTGGAACGCTCGCTTATGTTTAAAGAGCCTCCTGAAGTTCTGACACCAAGGAAGTTTCAGGTCTCCTCTACACATGTGCCTCTCAAAGGGATCCTGAAGCAGACTAACATGACAGGCCCATGTCCTGAGAGCTTACGCAAGTCCCGCTCAGTAGAGACTCTTTCCCGTGGCCGTGGCTCATGCAAGTACAGTGATCCTCAGCTCTGCCTCAGCTGTAGGGAGAAGCGCTcacaggagcacagcagcagcagtgccgCTGACTCTGTCAAGCGCAGGGAGAAgatcacagaggaaaaactgcAGTTCTCCAGGTTCCTGGATGAGATTACCCAGCGGGTGCTGAGTCCCATGCGCTTGCGCTCACTGGGAGAGACCAGGGGAGCAGAACAAGACCAGAActctccccttttccccagAAACTCCGTGCCAGAAGGCCAAGGGGAAGGTCATCTGCAGGGGGACAAAACCAAGCACGCAACTGAAAGATCTCCCTGcccaagcagaagaaaagcagaaaagaaatgtgagGGGATGGGAATAGCTTCATGCCAGAGAAGGTGTCCTgaggaggctgagagagctTCCAGACTAAGAAAGAAACCTGTCCTTGTGAGTAAGGACAGTAAGGGAAAACTCCATTCCTTGGAGAGAAGGGTAGTAGATCTGTGTCAGtatgagctgcagcagctggcagggacaTCCTCTGGTCATCAGCACTCACTGTCTTCATGGAAAAGCAGTGCAGAGGGCAGAAGGGATGAAAGCAGTCCCTGTTCACGGCTATTACAGCCACACCATCTGTGTGCTAAACTTGGGCAGAAGCATTCAGTGGAGCCGAACTACCCAGAGAAAGGATCCTTCTCCACTCCAACACGCTGGAGTCGGGAGGAGGGGCCTACCCCATCTAGATCCTCCCCTTCCTTCAGCCTGGCACTAAACAAGGTAGGTGCCAGGGCCGCTGGCTCACAGACAGAGGTCTCACAAAGGCCGAAGCCCCCACCTGGATCTCGTGTAGTCTGTAGTGCCAGTGGGGAGCATGAGAGCAGGCCCCCAGACCTCATGTTGGTGGGTGTTTAATCACCAGAAGCTGCTCTCTTGTGGGTGCCACTCATGGCTGTGTTCCAGGTTGGGTGTATCTTCTTGGGAGGAACCAGCTTCCCTTCGGCCCCAGGAGTTAggaaggcaggagctggtgctgttCTCCCCGCTGCAGACTTCCCAAGTGTTTGCAGGTTGGAGGCCCTCCAGGCTGCGGGGCAGAAGGTGtgtgcaggaggcaggcagctctAGTGTCAGGAGGTGTTGGGATGCTCctgttgcttttgtgtgtgCCTGGTGCTTAGCTGTCTTGGGGTACCAGATCTTTGCATGATGGGTGTTTCAGGTCTTTGtaagctttcttctctttctccagcctgctttGGGGCCATTGCCTTGTTTTAGTAGGAATCACATTATCCCCTTTGCCAGTCATTAGTGTCTGCTCCGTGTGTATTTGTGGGTGTAGGGGAGGCAGTTTTTAGGTAAGTCTGCAATAATTAAGCAATTGCAGTGTGGGATCAGGAGGTAAGAAAAAGATGGATTAATGCTTTGTCGTTAGGGACAGGAGGATGTTATGCAGGTGGTAAGGACCATTCTTTTAAAGTGTGAATTGATGAAGGAAACAGCCCCATGATGTCTTAGGGCCAGGACTGGGgtggtttgctttctgtaatactgcTAGCAGCTCAACAACCTCACCCCTAACTGGCATGGCCTCTcagcccagagctggctgcGACACTTAATGGACAACCTAAAGTGTGGCTGCCCTTTGGGTTTGTGCAGTGCTATTGGTACCAAGCACCAAAAGTAATCCTGGGCAGCTTGGACTTTGTGAGAATGGTCACAGTCCTGcactttcacagaaaatgtgaaattaaattcacagtgctaattaaattaaatttactaGTGCTAATTAAATCTCTCCCATTAGTGCTGGCGGGCAGCAGCCATCTCATGGGCTAAGACAGAGAGTGCAAGGGAAGTAAAAATAGCTGAGCCGTGTGCTCTTGTCACTGCACTGTTTCCTTGTTCTCCAGGTCCCTGCTCCAGCTATCTCTGGGGTTCTGGCCTACAACCCTTTTCACAGCACAGTCTGGatggtgtaatttttttttttttttgtggggctTCAAGGTTGTTGTGATTGCTGTGGTGACAATTTAGTCCTCAGTGTATGCTGGCCTGTGAGATTCCAGCTACCCACTAACGGTGGATGTGGAGGAAACTGAAGCACCAGCTAAGGTGATGATGTTACAAGAGATGTTGAGATTGCAGCGTGGGAGAGTAAAGTTACCTAACTTGTGTGGTGGTTTCTAGTCtagcttttctgctctgaacCAGAACCCACAGTTTGTCTTGGTATCAGACAGTTGAACAGTGTGTACAGATCCTAGCAGCTCTAAGCTTGCCTAGCATGACCTGTCAGAGCAGGTGAGGAAGAGTCACAGGTAGGGTCTAGCAACCAAGACTGCCCTTTAGGAGAGTGTGAGAGATCAACTCCTTCTCTGAAAGAATCtcacagctgtttttttccctgtgcaggAACCCTTGACGGATGCAGAAAGGATGAAGTAAGTGTCCTGGTCCTCCTTTATCCAGGTCCAATGCTTGTTGTACTGCAACTGTGTGGGTGCTGATTCCTCACATCCTGCCTGTGCCACCTGCACAGTGAAGCTGACTGGCCCTGCAGGCTCTCTCAGATCTTCAATCTTCCTGGGGCCATGTGGGCAGAGCTTTAGTCTGAGCTTTGCCAGCCTCTGCCTTGCCATGTCTCTCTGCCCGGAGGGGGAGGGAACATAGACCCCCAGTGCAGGTGCAGGCAGAGGAGTAGGTGGGTGTGAAAGAAAGTAGATGAAGCCTTTAAGCTTTGTTGTTGCGGCTGTTTGGTGTAAGCCACCAGCAGGAGTATGCTggtctgctgctggctgagggtGAGAGCTGAGCCCTTTGCTGGTGGCGGTGTGGGGCACAGACAGCTGCTAGCACTGAACTCCGAGCCATAGTGAGGAGAAAGCTTGCACTGCCAGAGAGAAGCCGTGCTTCTGGGCTTCTCTGAGCAATTGAgcacaaagaaatcaaaaccaacAGGAAATCCTCCTGACCACCAGGCATGTCCTGGCTGGGAAGGAATGGAGCAGTTTGTGTTGGAATGGGGTTGACTGGGAGTTGTGATTACATCTGTAAATGCACCCCACCACCTCTGCTTCTGAGCTTAAGGCTGTACAGAGTCCTCTTTCCACCATGTGTTAAAGGTGCAAGGGCTTTTGAACAGTTTCAGTGGAAGAGAAGATGATTTTACTCTTTTTGCCTTCAACTCTTCTAATCTGGACTGGGATAAATTATTGAGTGGGTTTCATTCACCAGTGAGGGACACTGGAGCTGCACAGCTCATCTGGCTAGTGGGCTTTATCCAGGCACTGTAACCTGAGAGGGAGCTGGGAGGCAAGGCTGGCCAGCTGGTGTGTGCTGCTTTGCCCCTGTCCAAGAGAGTTTGAGTCTCCCTCTCCTGACAGATGCGCCTCTCCCTGCGTGTGCTGGAGTCTCCTGCCAGTTCAGTTCCTGACTTCCTGGGGCCTCTGTGTGGGGCCTTGGGCCCTAGAGCAGGGCAgcggggtggtgggggtggtgtggaGTACCTCTTGTGCACCCAGTGGCACCTTGTTTCTGTGTCCCCCAGGCTACTGCAGCATGAGAATGAGGAGCTGCGCCGGCGGCTGACATATGTGACTAACAAAATGGAGGCGATGGAGAGGGAGCTGGAGTCAGGTCAGGACTACCTGGAGATGGAGCTGGGCCAGAACCGTGAGGAGCTGGAGAAATTCAAGGACAAATTCCGTAggtatgaaaaagaaaacagagagggGTACAGTTAGAGAGTTCCCTCCCACCAAGGACTCCCTCACCTGGTGTGAGCAGCCAATGCCCTGTTGTTAAATCAAAGGCATGCTGCATCCTTGGAAAGATGCACACCCAGATTGTAGGGGAGTTAAAGGCTCTGTAGCCATTGCTTTCTGTGTGCAGTGTAGAAATGCTGCCAGCACAAGGGGTTGACAACAGGGAATTCTTCATCTGTTGGATGTAAGGCAGGATCCAGCTTGGATGGTTACCCCACATGTGCAAAAGGAGCCACTGATGActgcaagaaaatacattacCTGAAAAGTACCTCAGTTAAAAATTGGTGTCAGTCACTGCTCACATGCTTATACGTGACATAGCTCAGAGGAGTCCTCCGAAGTCATTCACACCCTCTCCTGAAAGTTCCTTTTACCTTGCCAACCTCATCTTGCCTCCCATAAGTTGGGGTCTGAAGGCCGTTATGTGGCAGAGGTGAAGCATAGTTAAATATGCCTGGCTGTCTTAGTACCAGTCTTTCTGGAGTTGTGGAGTTGGTGGTTTGGCAACTATGAAGGAAACTTGAGTAAGTGCCTGAGATCCATTCCCATGTGTACAATCTTCTTTCCGTAGGTTGCAGAACAGCTACACTGCTTCCCAGAGAACCAACCAAGACCTGGAGGAGAAGCTGCATGCCCTGGTAAGTGCCCTGTTAAGTCACTACAGAGAGGAGGTGGAAGAGACCTGTGTGTTAGGAGCAGGTGGAGGAAGGGGCCCTGGCTTTACCTAGCAGATCTGGCAGTGGGTGAGGGGTGAGATTCTGGCCGTGACCATCTACTCCCCATTCCAGCTGGTGTCATGAActgttttcttgatttattGAGCCCCTACTTGGTCATGCACGTAAGCTTTGGTTCCCCACGACATAATGCATGGTATTCCGTCATGTTGCTTCAGTCCCTTCCAAAATGCCAGGGATGTGTCAGCCAGTCTTGGGGTGGTCATCATGGGAGGGGGGGCAGTCAGAGCAGAGCCAATGTGCGTGTATGTCTGTTGTGTGCATTCATAACACTCatggctgtttcttttctctccctccctctctctctctctctctcctctccccacgcTGCCGCTGGCACACGCTGGGCGCACTCACCTCTCAGGCCTCTCTCAGCCAAAGCTGGATTTTTGCAGTTGCGTCTTTTcgtttgtgtgttttttctttttcctctttacgTGTCTCAGCCTGTTGGTTTCATTGTCAGTCCCACATACCCCATCCCAGATGGAGGGGCCCCAGCCCTCGTCCAGCCAAGGGCTCGCCTGGTATCCAGCAGCTGCCCGCAGATGCAGCAGGTCTTAGCTTGCAGTGCTCCATCTTAAGAGCGTTTGACTCTGAGCCAGCTGGAGCATGGTGTGTTGGGAAGTGGTGCCCATAAGCTGTGGCACTGCACAAGATGTGGGTGGCTGTGAGCCTCATTTGCTCCCTTCCCCTTCGGGCTGTGAGCAGGCAAGTCAAACAGCTGAGATGCTGAATGCCTCCATGTATCCCACACTGAGATTTCTTTGGTTCTAGCACTTGAATTTCTTGGGTTAATATTCATTGTGCTGGTGCCTGAAGAGACTGCTTATATGGGAAGCATTGTCTTCCCCTACCTCCTTGTGTTGTCGCTGTGCTGTACCCCTGACACGCAGCTGGGTCCTGGTGGTCACAGCCTCAGAGGACCCTTGTGCAACATTGGAAGAACTTCTTGAGAAGGGGATGGCTTGGTTGTTCTGAGCTGTTGCTTCTCTCAGCTGTTACATCTGGGTCTCTGTCAGCCCTGTACCTGAACTATTAGTCTAAAGAGGCAGTCGCCTGCTTTAAGGAGGGCATTAACTGAGCTCCAGATTAAGCTAAACAGGTCCTTTTTCTTACTAGAGCAAGGCTTAAAGTCTTTCAAGATAGTGCCCtctccccaccaaaaaaaacttTTGTCCATTCGGCATTGAATGCTGGATCTTTACGGGTAGTATTCTCTTTCTGTTGCCCCAGAGAGCAGGCCTGGGTATCATAAGCTCAGAGGTCTTTGCTGCCAATGGCAGGATGAGATTGATTGCTCAAAGCCACTAGCTTTCCAACAGGCACTGTGGGAACCAGGGCAGAGAGGAAAACGGTTGTGCTGCGAGAAGAGATACTGCATTAAGGAAGTTCAAACACAACCTGTTGTCCCTAGCTAGCAGAGTGGCTCCATTTGGCCTTTGGAGTCCCTCCCTTGGTGAAGAGCCAGGCTGTCCCcctttgtctgtctgtctggaAGTGTTTGTATCCTAGCTGAACCTGTCATTGTGCTATGCTTGGGCTGAGGTGGGTGGTGAAGCCAAGTTCTTCTGTGCTGGGGAGATTTACACCTGGTGTTCTTGCATCCCAGATTAAAAAGGCAGAGATGGACCGCAAGACGCTGGACTGGGAGATTGTAGAGCTCACTAATAAATTGCTTGATGCCAAAACCACCATCAATAAGCTGGAGGAACTCAATGTAAGTGCAAGTCTGCAAATGGCTGTGGAAGTGTATGAGGTGTGGGCTTTTACTCTTGTGCAAAGTCATTAATGTAAAGGAGCATGTGAATGACTTCAGCACGTCTGAAAGTGTGGGAGCTATACACAATGGTAGGaacagacaaacagaaaaggatcTGAGGGGCTGAGCAAGGAAAAACTGATCTTCGTTTAATGTATTTGCTCTTTTGAGCTTAGGTTTTGATCTGAACTCAAGCTGTACCAACAGAGGGGTCATTGATTCtagagctgggagggagctgatACCTTTTCTACACTACTAATATAGAAGCTCCTGGATCCAATGCTTGCTTCTGTTAACTACTCTCAGCTCCTTCCAGTCTGTCTGTCCGCAAGGTGCCTGACATCAGGTAGTGTCTTCGGGCATGACTGAATGCTCTGGGATGGGATAGCAAATCTGGTGGGACTTTTAGATTATTAAAATCCCCAGAGGGAGAGGGGATACCCTGACAGAGTATATGCATGGAGCGAGGACTGGAGTTGAAAGGGACACCGTGGCTCTGTTGTAATAAAATACACAGGGGTGTGGAGAGGAGGGAATGGCAGGTGCCCTTGTGAGCAATTCAGCAGATGCCTCCTTCCGCTTCTGTTCAAGCAGCATCTGGTCAGTTGGTGCCTTTTTGGGTAAGAGATTGGACCAGTCTGACACTGTTGCACGtctgtgccttttctttcaGGAACGCTATCGACAGGACTGTAATCTTGCAGTACAGCTGCTCAAGTGTAACAAGTCCCACTTCAGGAACCACAAGTTTGCTGATGTGAGTAGCCATCCTGCTGAGGTGGGGAAGAAGGGCTCACGGTCTCTGCCTACatcttgctttctctgtggGGGTGTTGGCCTCTTATCCTTCAGCCTCagatggcgggggggggggggggggggctcctgTTCTCACTCCCActgagaaagcagcacagaacctctgccagctcctcttTCATGCCAGCTCCATTTCACAGCTCAGCCAGGAGCTGTTATAAAAAGCACAATAACCTTGAATTTGATAGCCTGCTGGGTGCCTGatgggagctggcaggaggaCAAACCTCTTTCTTACCCTGCTCTATCCGCTTCCCTTCCTCACCTGGCCACATGGAAGAGCCACGCTGCCTGATAAGGAGTCAAGCAGCAGTAGTCTGGCCTGGCTTCACTTCTTACTCTGAGGAGGATTGTGGAAGGCAGCACTCAGGGTGCCTTTTAGGCCTCCTGAATGGGAGAAGTTGATACAAACTCATACTCCCCCTTGTGTGTGGTCTGCTCAGCTTATCCTGCCCTCAGGATGAGCAAAGATGGAGTTTAGGTCTTTCGCATTAGTAGCATCACTTCTTTGGCTGGAAGTATCATTCAGGCCCTTATCCCAGCTCTTTGCCGTACCTTAGTCTCATCCTTTCTTATGTTCCTTTCAGTAAAACTGTGTGCTTGACTTTTTTAACTTAGCAGGTGACCAATATGTCACCCTCCCCCATTGTGTCTCAAATTAGCACTCTTGAGGTCAGTGTATCAGTTACTGCTGGGGTAACCTTGATGTCTCTCCCAGCTGTCTCCCCTCCCTGGAGCTTCGAATTCTGCCCCCCAGAGCGCTATGTCCCACATGGCTGCCACTGGAGTGggggtggtgctgagcagctgtgcagaCAGTCTGCCTCACAGCCAGCTGTTGTCATGCAGCGTGCCCTGCGTCCCCAGCTTTAGATGTAGTTTCCTTCTGGCTGTGATGGGACAAACCTTGCTGTGCCGCTAGTGGCTTGTGGAGCTCTGCTCTCCACTTTGTGCTGCGCGTGGGTGTGGTGACCCACGTGAGTGCAGCCTGGCAGAGTggtggggagagcagcagtgctCGTTTGCAGGATGAGGAGCAGTGCTTACCAGCCCTGTTGAGACCCCGGTTCTGCAGCTTTGGTAATAAACCTCATGTTTGCTTCTCTGAAATGAAGAGTGAGGAAGTGGGATGAGGTGGTGGAGTTGGCAGGAGCAAGGAAAGGCATCGATCCTGGTCTGCAGCCAAGGCAGCATGGCTGAAATGACCGCATTCGGGGAGCACTGTGGATCCCAGCACTGGGGGCTGTTGAGTCACTTCAGTGCAACCACTGGCTGATTTTCCACAGATCAATAGAGCTCTTCCTAGCATGCACTGGCTGGGCCTTGTCTCTCCACTCACAGGCGTGGGGGTCTGAGCCCCTGTGCTgtcttttcttgttctctttgcAAAACGGGGCCTGTGAACCTTGGCCTAGAAACGTGACTGGTGTGACAGCTAGAGAGCCTTGTTGGTCCCTCATGGGGCGGGTTTGCTTTGGAAAGTGATACCTTTCTCAGGGCAAGGTAGGTGAACGTTAGGGTCAAGATAAAGAGTGCAAAGGACACATGAAGGTTAGCTGGAAAAGGCAGATTATTTAGAACCAAATGGCTTGTGTGGCAGTCCCCTTCTAatgtccttttccttctccctagCTCCCCTATGAGCTGCAGGACATGGTCAATAAGCATTTGCACAGCACTCAGGAGTCTGCAGGCCCTGGTCAAGAGGCAACCCACACCTTGGCTCCATCTGATGTTGTACCCACCTCAGTCATTGCCAGAGTCTTGGAGAAACCAGAATCTCTGGTTCTAAATTCAGCTAAGTCTAGCAGTGGCAGCTGTCCCATGGCTGAGGATGTCTTTGTGCATGTGGACATGAGTGGAGCCCCTCCTGACGCCTGCAACAGCGCAGGGcagatggggaaggaggggggagatGCGGGGAAACAGCAGAATGGTGGCTGCAAGCCTCAGAGCAGTGTGGAAAGTGTGCCAGAGGAGGTGCCTGCCTTTGAGAAGCTAAGCCCGTACCCTACACCCTCACCCCCCCATCCTATGTACCCTGGACGCAAAGTGATTGAGTTCTCTGAGGACAAGGTAAGGATCCCAAAGAACAGTCCCCTGCCCAACTGCACCTATGCTACGCGCCAGGCCATCTCCCTCAGCCTGGTACAGAGTGAAGATGAGAGCTGTGACAGGCACCGGACGCTCCCCAACAGCCCCGCTTCAGAAGGGCGCCGTTCAGCCTCCAGCTGTTCCTGTCAGCAGTCCCCCAAAGCAGCCAGGGCTCACGGCTCTTCCCAGAGCAGCCCATTCAGCAGCCCTCCCCAGATCCCGAGCGCCTTTGCCAGCTCTGCTAGCTCCGAGGAGGACCTGCTGGCCAACTGGCAGCGTATGTTTGTGGACAAGGCACCCCCCACCTCAGAGCGGGTGCTGATGAACCGCACAGCTTTCAGCCGTGACACGGCCCCCGAGCTCCAGAAGAGGTTCAGCCGCTccatgcaggagctggggagggcagcCTCAGCTTACTCTGATGGTGAGGAGTCTgcgcagagctgcagctggacGGTGAGCCGGGACTCAAGTGTGGACACAGACAGCACTGAGTCTAGAGCCCGCAGGAGCCATTTCTCCTCAGACTATGGTACTGATTTCTCCCAGGATGAAGCCCAGAAGCTGTTGCAGGAAAGTGGTGGAGGCACTGCTGAGCCTGGAAGCCCCTCACCAGGGAAGCACAAGGACTATGTGGACCTTGGCTTGCCTGAGAGCCCAGCTGAGGAGAGAGAAATGTTGCTCCAGGGAAGCAAGGAGAGCAACCAAGGAGGTGCCCAAGAGGAAAGTGGAGAAGGCAGGGTCAAGCCTCCCTTCAGTCGGCCACACCGTAGTCCCAAAAGGATGGGGGTCCATCACTTGCATCGCAAGGACAGTCTGACGCAAGCCCAGGAGCAGGGCAACCTTCTCAGCTGAGGCAGGACAAGAAGCAGCCACAcgctgcagagctgtggggtgCCACCATCTGTCCACCTTCTGAGGGAGAAGCCTCACTTAGTAACCTCCTCCTGGGGGGGGCTCTGCtctgaaattttgtatttattctcttcttttgctACCTGAAAGAGCTGGGGTCCCCCTTCCCTGGCACCTCAGACCCACAGTACTAGCACACACAGTGTGCAGAAGCACACCCACTGCCCCGGCACACTCGCAGCTCTCTTCACAGCCTCACACTGGTGCCTGTACCGGAGCTCGTTCTTGGTACCCCTTGTCCTGGTGCCTGTGCCTCTTTATGCTCGcatcttccttcccccttcccactcAGGTACCTGAGGCCCTGGGTGCTCTCATGTTGGttgcccacagctgctctgctctctttTAACTTGTGCCAACAGGGCAGAGTGCCTGTGTGGTGGTGTCTGATTCCCTGGGAGCCCCCAGGGGCCATGAGTGGAGCACGAGGACTCTCCCAGGACTCTCCCAGTGGCTGGCTGTGCGCCTCTGGGGATGTGCTGGGATTGCTGGTGTCTCATTTccctgctgggttttgtttcccccagctgccctctggGGTGGTTCTCCAGAATCTGCTTCTGTGGGTCCCCATTGCTTGGCTCCTGCATTGGGCTCGGCCCCCAACCCCCACTGAGGCAACGCACagatgctggtgctgtggcTTGGGGCACGGGTGCTGTTTGCTGGGGTGGTCTGGGGAGGCACAACCTGCTAGGTGCCTGGGGTTTGCGTGTCTCCTCCCTCACACCTCTTCCCCCACTCTCtgtgctgttgttttgtttgaatgGTGCTGATGCTTTGCTCTTGGGTGggcttctttcttctttccaagcctttggttttggggtgtattgttttttctttctccccgCCCTGCATAAACAGACACAGCCGTTGGCAGCTGGTCCGATGCCTGCGTTGAGGGTGTGTGAGGAGGTTCAGCTCTGAGCTGCGCTTCCCTCTGATCCTGGCCTTCAGCCTGCAGAAACCCCTCCAGACTCAAGAAGAAGGTCTCGCCCCGGGCGAGCAAGGCGTGAAGGACGCTGCTGGGCTTTTCTGGGCAGGGCTTGGTGCAGGGCCAGCAGGGATGCGAGGGCAGCgtgctgaggagctgctcccTGCGGACACACTACCTCACGGCTGGGCGGCAGCCCTTCGCCAGGGTCTCCTCACACGCCCCCTTCTCTGGGGGGGCTCCAGGCTGGCTCAGGTGCCTCTCTGGGGCCTCTCCTTCTGGGCCGGGCCTCTCTGCGTGTTTTTCCTAGTGTAGTGTGATATTGTGTGACTTCTCAGTCTTGTGTGCTTGGTGTCTTGttgtggggggagggagggggagaggtcCGTAGGTGTAGGTATTTTTTTGAGGGCTTACAAAGCCCAGGCATTCTGTTTTAGTTTTTGTCCTGTGCCCTCGTCTGTCTGGTGTTTCTTGGCTCCCCAGGGGTGCGAGGCAGAGAATAGCCTGGCTCCCTGTGCCGTGCCCCCCGCAAACCCCACTGGCTGTCCTCAGCCTGCTGTCTGGTTTTTGAGTTGGGTTTGTGTTGTCCTCCCACCCTACTCAGTGAGGGCTCTTCACTGGGCTGTAGAGCAGCCCTCTCTCCATGAGGGAGCTTCCATTCGCATGCTTACAGCAAGATGTGCAGCCAAGAGCTGCCTGGGGatcctgcccccctccccaaacccctGTCTCTACAGAGGGCCTGCAGCTTgcagctggggccagccagGGCTTCAGCTCCAGCCTGGAGGCTCTGGGGCCTGTGaaagggagctgctggcctCTCCAGTGCTGTGTAGGTTGCTTTATATACCCTGGCAAGAGCTGCTGCCTACATGCTCACCTTGTTTCCCACCTTGAACAGTTGCAGAGCTAGATGCCACCCTCTGGCGAGGAGGTGAGACTCAGTATTTCACTACAGTATTTTGCTTGATAACCTGTGCAAACAGGCCGGTGCTGAGAGTGGGGGGC
Above is a genomic segment from Falco naumanni isolate bFalNau1 chromosome 12, bFalNau1.pat, whole genome shotgun sequence containing:
- the TJAP1 gene encoding tight junction-associated protein 1 isoform X1, producing MSSTAPSKKPYRKAPPQHREIRHEVPIIRDDQDGVILAEQSQEPLTDAERMKLLQHENEELRRRLTYVTNKMEAMERELESGQDYLEMELGQNREELEKFKDKFRRLQNSYTASQRTNQDLEEKLHALASLSQSWIFAIKKAEMDRKTLDWEIVELTNKLLDAKTTINKLEELNERYRQDCNLAVQLLKCNKSHFRNHKFADLPYELQDMVNKHLHSTQESAGPGQEATHTLAPSDVVPTSVIARVLEKPESLVLNSAKSSSGSCPMAEDVFVHVDMSGAPPDACNSAGQMGKEGGDAGKQQNGGCKPQSSVESVPEEVPAFEKLSPYPTPSPPHPMYPGRKVIEFSEDKVRIPKNSPLPNCTYATRQAISLSLVQSEDESCDRHRTLPNSPASEGRRSASSCSCQQSPKAARAHGSSQSSPFSSPPQIPSAFASSASSEEDLLANWQRMFVDKAPPTSERVLMNRTAFSRDTAPELQKRFSRSMQELGRAASAYSDGEESAQSCSWTVSRDSSVDTDSTESRARRSHFSSDYGTDFSQDEAQKLLQESGGGTAEPGSPSPGKHKDYVDLGLPESPAEEREMLLQGSKESNQGGAQEESGEGRVKPPFSRPHRSPKRMGVHHLHRKDSLTQAQEQGNLLS
- the TJAP1 gene encoding tight junction-associated protein 1 isoform X2; this encodes MSSTAPSKKPYRKAPPQHREIRHEVPIIRDDQDGVILAEQSQEPLTDAERMKLLQHENEELRRRLTYVTNKMEAMERELESGQDYLEMELGQNREELEKFKDKFRRLQNSYTASQRTNQDLEEKLHALIKKAEMDRKTLDWEIVELTNKLLDAKTTINKLEELNERYRQDCNLAVQLLKCNKSHFRNHKFADLPYELQDMVNKHLHSTQESAGPGQEATHTLAPSDVVPTSVIARVLEKPESLVLNSAKSSSGSCPMAEDVFVHVDMSGAPPDACNSAGQMGKEGGDAGKQQNGGCKPQSSVESVPEEVPAFEKLSPYPTPSPPHPMYPGRKVIEFSEDKVRIPKNSPLPNCTYATRQAISLSLVQSEDESCDRHRTLPNSPASEGRRSASSCSCQQSPKAARAHGSSQSSPFSSPPQIPSAFASSASSEEDLLANWQRMFVDKAPPTSERVLMNRTAFSRDTAPELQKRFSRSMQELGRAASAYSDGEESAQSCSWTVSRDSSVDTDSTESRARRSHFSSDYGTDFSQDEAQKLLQESGGGTAEPGSPSPGKHKDYVDLGLPESPAEEREMLLQGSKESNQGGAQEESGEGRVKPPFSRPHRSPKRMGVHHLHRKDSLTQAQEQGNLLS